The following coding sequences lie in one Eubacterium ventriosum genomic window:
- a CDS encoding NCS2 family permease, whose amino-acid sequence MLEKLFKLKENNTSVKTEVVAGVTTFMTMAYILAVNPSILSASGMNPEAILIATCLASFIGTMCMALMANLPFALSAGLGLNAYFAYTVCGEMGYSWQIALFAVFVEGIIFIILSLTNVREAIFDAIPVNLKKAVSVGIGLFIAFIGLQNAGLVVDSSTLVTITDFTQNFHTAGICALLAVIGVFITAILYIKRVKGSILVGIVSTWILGIICELTKIYVPDGKDFFSVIPTKFVSFDFSAIGDTFGQCFNLNFKAVGIVNFIIVVFAFLFVDLFDTLGTIIGVSTKAGMLDENGKLPKIKPALMSDAIATSVGAVLGTSTTTTFVESSAGVAEGGRTGLTSVITGVLFLIAMIFSPLFITIPSFATAPALIMVGFLMFGAVTDIKFTDDNLTEAIPAYLCIIAMPLFYSISEGISVGIISYVLLNLVTGKGKKVKPLLYVLAVLFVLKYIFL is encoded by the coding sequence ATGTTAGAAAAATTATTTAAACTCAAAGAGAACAACACTTCCGTAAAAACAGAAGTAGTTGCGGGTGTTACAACATTTATGACTATGGCATATATTCTTGCTGTAAACCCAAGCATCTTAAGCGCTTCAGGTATGAATCCGGAAGCTATTCTTATTGCAACATGTCTTGCATCATTTATTGGTACAATGTGTATGGCTCTTATGGCTAATCTTCCATTTGCTTTGTCAGCAGGTCTTGGACTTAACGCTTACTTTGCATACACAGTTTGTGGAGAAATGGGTTATTCATGGCAGATAGCATTATTTGCAGTATTTGTTGAAGGTATTATCTTTATAATACTTTCATTAACAAATGTTCGTGAAGCTATCTTTGATGCTATTCCAGTTAATCTTAAGAAAGCAGTATCAGTAGGTATCGGTTTATTCATCGCATTCATTGGATTACAGAATGCTGGTCTTGTAGTTGATTCATCAACACTTGTTACAATTACAGACTTTACACAGAATTTCCATACAGCAGGTATTTGTGCATTATTAGCAGTTATCGGTGTATTTATTACAGCAATTCTTTATATTAAGAGAGTAAAAGGTTCAATTCTTGTTGGTATCGTATCAACATGGATTCTTGGAATCATCTGCGAACTTACAAAGATTTACGTTCCTGATGGAAAGGACTTTTTCTCAGTTATCCCTACTAAGTTTGTAAGTTTTGACTTCTCAGCTATAGGTGATACATTTGGACAGTGTTTCAATCTCAACTTTAAGGCAGTAGGTATTGTAAACTTCATCATCGTTGTATTTGCATTCCTTTTCGTTGACTTATTTGATACATTGGGAACAATCATTGGTGTAAGTACAAAAGCAGGAATGCTTGATGAAAATGGTAAATTACCAAAAATCAAACCTGCACTTATGTCAGATGCTATTGCTACATCAGTAGGTGCTGTCCTTGGTACATCAACAACAACAACATTCGTTGAATCATCAGCCGGTGTTGCTGAAGGTGGACGTACAGGTCTTACATCAGTAATAACAGGTGTTTTATTCCTTATAGCAATGATTTTCTCACCATTATTCATTACAATTCCATCATTTGCTACAGCTCCTGCACTTATTATGGTAGGATTCCTTATGTTTGGTGCTGTTACAGATATTAAGTTTACAGATGATAACTTAACAGAAGCAATTCCTGCATACCTTTGCATTATTGCAATGCCATTATTCTACAGCATTTCAGAAGGTATCTCAGTAGGAATCATTTCATACGTATTACTTAACTTAGTAACAGGTAAAGGAAAGAAAGTTAAACCTTTATTATACGTATTAGCAGTATTATTCGTATTGAAGTATATATTCTTATAA
- a CDS encoding electron transfer flavoprotein subunit beta/FixA family protein, which yields MKIIVCVKQVPDTKGGVKFNPDGTLDRGAMLTIMNPDDKAGLEAALRLKDQYGAEVTVLTMGLPKAEDVLREAIAMGADNGILVTDRVLGGADTWATSTTIAGAIRNIKDYDIIITGRQAIDGDTAQVGPQIAEHLGIPVISYAEGIEVDGDSVIVKRQYEDRHHMLKAKMPVLITALSELNEPRYMTPGGIFDACDAEITTWGRANLVDVEDGDLGLKGSPTKIAKASDKVRKGAGEKVAPDSPDEAVDYIMDKLLTKHVI from the coding sequence GTGAAAATTATCGTTTGTGTAAAACAGGTACCTGATACAAAGGGTGGAGTTAAATTTAACCCAGATGGTACATTAGATAGAGGTGCAATGCTTACAATTATGAACCCTGATGATAAAGCAGGTCTTGAAGCAGCACTTAGATTAAAAGATCAGTACGGCGCTGAAGTTACAGTTCTTACAATGGGTCTTCCAAAGGCTGAAGATGTTCTTCGTGAAGCTATAGCTATGGGTGCTGACAATGGAATCTTAGTAACAGATAGAGTTTTAGGTGGTGCTGATACTTGGGCTACATCTACTACAATCGCTGGTGCAATTAGAAATATTAAAGATTACGACATCATTATTACAGGACGTCAGGCTATCGATGGTGATACAGCTCAGGTTGGACCACAGATCGCTGAACATCTTGGAATCCCTGTAATTTCATATGCTGAAGGTATTGAAGTTGACGGAGATAGCGTAATTGTTAAGAGACAGTATGAAGATAGACATCATATGCTTAAAGCAAAAATGCCTGTATTAATTACAGCTCTTTCAGAATTAAACGAGCCACGTTACATGACTCCAGGTGGAATTTTTGATGCATGTGATGCTGAAATCACAACTTGGGGAAGAGCAAATCTTGTTGACGTAGAAGATGGAGACCTTGGATTAAAGGGTTCACCTACAAAGATTGCTAAGGCTTCTGACAAAGTTCGTAAGGGTGCTGGAGAAAAGGTTGCTCCTGATTCACCTGATGAAGCAGTTGATTACATCATGGACAAATTATTAACAAAGCACGTTATTTAG
- a CDS encoding Maf family protein — MDYNFCINYNIFYIYVLLYNYYYNYTIYFIRIWRFKMIDFEKTKLILASNSPRRSELLKQAGYEFEIIASNMDEQTSETEPALVVKDLSLQKATNVFNSIMKVVNLSLDAYEGVSLMIIGADTIVAKDNQIMGKPKDHNQAFDMLNLLQNNTHQVYTGVSIILYDFETKEKKVHSFHDCTDVEFYPMTDSEINSYIETGDCYDKAGSYGIQGSFAIHVKGIHGDYNNVVGLPIAKLYHELEEM; from the coding sequence ATGGATTATAATTTTTGTATTAATTATAATATTTTTTATATTTATGTGTTATTGTATAATTACTATTATAATTACACTATATATTTTATAAGAATTTGGAGATTTAAAATGATTGATTTTGAAAAAACTAAGCTTATTCTTGCTTCAAACTCACCGAGACGAAGCGAGTTACTTAAACAGGCGGGATATGAGTTTGAAATTATAGCTTCAAATATGGATGAACAAACTTCTGAAACTGAACCGGCACTTGTTGTTAAAGATCTATCTCTTCAAAAAGCAACAAACGTATTTAACAGTATTATGAAAGTTGTTAACCTGTCTCTTGACGCATACGAGGGAGTTTCACTTATGATTATCGGTGCTGATACAATCGTTGCAAAAGACAACCAGATAATGGGCAAACCCAAAGATCATAACCAGGCATTTGATATGTTAAATCTGCTTCAAAATAACACCCATCAGGTATACACTGGAGTCAGCATTATTCTCTATGATTTTGAAACTAAAGAGAAAAAAGTTCACTCCTTCCACGATTGCACTGACGTTGAATTTTACCCGATGACTGACAGTGAAATCAATTCCTATATTGAAACAGGTGACTGCTATGATAAAGCCGGAAGTTACGGCATCCAAGGCTCTTTCGCCATACACGTTAAAGGAATTCACGGTGATTACAATAACGTTGTAGGACTACCTATTGCAAAGTTATATCATGAATTGGAGGAAATGTAA
- a CDS encoding electron transfer flavoprotein subunit alpha/FixB family protein, translating into MNLEDYKGVYVFAQQVDNELSGIAFELLGEAGRLAKPLNTEVTAVLLGSNVGNLVDQLAEYGADKVIVVDNPELETYRTEPYAQALTAVINEFKPEIMLVGATAIGRDLGPTVSARVATGLTADCTVLEIGDFPINPIPGREQKHNQLLMTRPAFGGNTIATIACPDHRPQMATVRAGVMQKAEPKPGAKAEVINFDAKLEKNSKYVEIQEVIKSVAETVDIMDAKILVSGGRGVGSAENFKLLEDLAEALGGEVSCSRAVTDNGWLPVDRQVGQTGKTVRPQVYFAIGISGAIQHVAGMEESDLIIAINKDEDAPIFDVADYGIVGDLNKIVPQLTAAIKAAEANK; encoded by the coding sequence ATTAATTTAGAAGATTATAAAGGCGTATATGTCTTCGCTCAGCAGGTAGATAACGAATTAAGCGGTATCGCATTCGAGTTACTTGGAGAAGCAGGAAGACTTGCAAAACCATTAAATACAGAAGTAACAGCAGTACTTCTTGGATCAAACGTTGGAAATTTAGTTGATCAGTTAGCTGAATATGGCGCTGATAAGGTTATCGTTGTTGATAATCCTGAACTTGAAACATATAGAACTGAACCATATGCTCAGGCTTTAACAGCAGTTATTAATGAATTCAAGCCTGAAATTATGTTAGTTGGTGCTACAGCAATCGGTAGAGATTTAGGTCCTACAGTTTCAGCTAGAGTAGCAACAGGTCTTACAGCTGACTGTACAGTTCTTGAAATTGGTGATTTCCCAATCAACCCAATTCCAGGTAGAGAACAGAAACACAATCAGCTTCTTATGACTCGTCCTGCATTCGGTGGTAACACAATTGCTACTATTGCATGTCCAGATCATAGACCACAGATGGCTACAGTTCGTGCCGGTGTTATGCAGAAGGCAGAACCAAAGCCAGGCGCAAAGGCAGAAGTTATTAACTTTGACGCTAAATTAGAAAAGAACAGCAAATATGTTGAAATTCAGGAAGTAATTAAGTCAGTTGCTGAAACAGTAGATATTATGGACGCTAAGATTTTAGTATCAGGTGGACGTGGTGTTGGTTCAGCTGAAAACTTCAAGCTTCTTGAAGATCTTGCAGAAGCTCTCGGTGGAGAAGTTTCATGTTCAAGAGCTGTTACAGATAACGGTTGGTTACCAGTAGACAGACAGGTTGGACAGACAGGTAAAACAGTTCGTCCACAGGTTTACTTTGCAATTGGTATTTCAGGAGCAATCCAGCATGTAGCTGGTATGGAAGAATCAGATCTTATCATCGCAATCAACAAAGATGAAGATGCTCCAATCTTTGACGTAGCTGATTATGGTATCGTTGGAGACTTAAACAAGATCGTTCCACAGCTTACAGCAGCTATCAAAGCAGCAGAAGCTAATAAATAA
- a CDS encoding acyl-CoA dehydrogenase, with amino-acid sequence MDFTLSKKHEMARTLFKEFAENEVKPLAQETDENEQFPVETVEKMAKYGFLGIPVPKEYGGQGCDPLTYAMCVEELSKVCGTTGVIVSAHTSLCIDPIMTFGTEELKKKYVVPLAKGEKLGAFGLTEPGAGTDAQGQQTKAVFDEATNEWVLNGSKCFITNGKYADVYIVIAVTGKVEKRGRMMKEISAFIVEKGTPGFTFGTKEKKMGIRGSATYELIFEDCRIPAENLLGKKGKGFNIAMHTLDGGRIGIAAQALGLAEGALETTIEYVKERKQFGRSIGQFQNTQFQLADMATKVEAAKMLVYKAAMAKATQKTYSFEAAQAKLCAAEVAMEVTTKAVQLHGGYGYIREYDVERMMRDAKITEIYEGTSEVQRMVISANLLK; translated from the coding sequence ATGGATTTTACTTTAAGCAAAAAACATGAAATGGCAAGAACTCTTTTCAAAGAATTCGCTGAAAATGAAGTTAAACCTCTTGCACAGGAAACAGATGAAAATGAACAGTTCCCTGTTGAGACAGTTGAAAAGATGGCAAAATATGGTTTCCTTGGTATTCCAGTTCCTAAGGAATATGGCGGACAGGGATGTGATCCTTTAACATATGCTATGTGTGTTGAAGAATTATCAAAAGTATGTGGTACAACAGGTGTTATCGTATCAGCTCATACATCACTTTGTATCGATCCTATTATGACATTCGGTACAGAAGAACTGAAAAAGAAATATGTAGTTCCACTTGCAAAGGGTGAAAAGTTAGGTGCTTTCGGTCTTACAGAACCAGGTGCAGGTACAGATGCTCAGGGACAGCAGACAAAGGCTGTTTTTGATGAAGCTACAAATGAATGGGTATTAAATGGTTCTAAGTGCTTTATTACAAATGGTAAGTACGCAGATGTTTATATCGTAATCGCTGTAACAGGTAAAGTTGAAAAACGTGGTAGAATGATGAAAGAAATTTCAGCATTTATCGTTGAAAAAGGAACTCCAGGATTCACATTCGGAACAAAAGAAAAGAAAATGGGTATCCGTGGTTCAGCAACATATGAATTAATTTTTGAAGATTGCCGTATCCCAGCTGAAAACTTACTTGGTAAGAAGGGTAAAGGTTTCAACATTGCAATGCATACACTTGATGGTGGACGTATTGGTATCGCTGCACAGGCTCTAGGTCTTGCAGAAGGCGCTTTAGAAACAACTATCGAATATGTAAAGGAAAGAAAACAGTTCGGAAGATCAATCGGACAGTTCCAGAATACACAGTTCCAGTTAGCAGATATGGCTACTAAGGTAGAAGCTGCTAAGATGCTTGTTTACAAAGCAGCAATGGCTAAGGCTACACAGAAGACATACTCTTTTGAAGCTGCTCAGGCTAAATTATGCGCAGCAGAAGTTGCAATGGAAGTTACAACTAAGGCTGTTCAGTTACATGGTGGTTATGGTTATATCAGAGAATATGACGTTGAAAGAATGATGAGAGATGCTAAGATTACAGAAATCTACGAAGGTACTTCAGAAGTTCAGCGTATGGTAATCTCTGCAAACTTATTAAAATAA